Part of the Oikeobacillus pervagus genome is shown below.
AGAGGAAGTGATGGAATTCATCCAAAAGTTTCTTCGTTAATTCAACTCACAAGAAGAATCATTTTTTATTTGAAGCAATTTCCAGGAAATGTTCAAACATTCGGCCAAAGCGATCTTTTCTTCAAATGAAAATTCATAGATCTTTTGAATCTTTTTAGCTAAAGAGTTCGCATCATCAAATTGATGAACTGCCTGAATACAATCTGCAATTTCTGTATCATAAAAATCCGTTCCCATATGGAATGGATCCCAATTTTGAAGTAAATCTTTTAACCGTAAATTTAACTGAATTGTTTTATCCATCTTCATCACCTAAATATTTTCTATTATCGTTTCTTTCCCTTATTATAGAGTATATACGCATAAAGCATCTAATGGTTTATGCTTTTTTTACACAGAACGC
Proteins encoded:
- a CDS encoding DUF1871 family protein; protein product: MDKTIQLNLRLKDLLQNWDPFHMGTDFYDTEIADCIQAVHQFDDANSLAKKIQKIYEFSFEEKIALAECLNISWKLLQIKNDSSCELN